The DNA segment ATTACACCACCTTAGGCTAACATGCTTCAGTGAAAGGGATGTTGCCCTTATATCATGAAAAACCAGGTCGGTCAGATGGGTCCCATGAAAAACCTTGAGTTTGTATAACTTGGAGCATGAGTGTAAAATTGTCTTATATCCTGAATCAGTCACCTGGCAGAACCCACCCAGACAGATACTTTCCATGGCCGAGCATTTGTCAGCCATGAGAAGGATACCGAGATCATTGACTCGCTTGAAGTACGTAGGAGCAATCTCCTGGCTTCTTACCAAAGAAAGGTGCTTCAACCTTCCACGTGCATTAATTTGTTGAAGGCCAGAATTTGTAAGGTCAAAAGCCATTCTTGGTTCCATTATAGGCGAATCTCGAAGATCTAGACAGGTCAATGAAGTAAGATATCTAGATATTGTGTTGATCATGGTGTCGGTTATATAATCCACGGAAAGACATAGTTTCTGTACATTTGGCAATATGGAGGGGTGAATTTGGTTAGCTGATTGATGGAGGCCTACAGTAGGGCTGAGAAGTTCTGTCACCATTACTGAAGAAATGTACCCGATTTCAAGCGAAATGAGCTTTTCAGAGGCTAGGATCCAGACACGAGCAAAATTATGTCGCAGAAATATAGAGACatcaaacatcaagataagaGCCTACAgagaataattaaaaatttggaTTAGTTCCTGCTTATTATCATACACATAACAACATTATTTATACAAACTAAGTGAATCAGCTTAAACTAGGAACAATTGACAAGCCATGTCTCTCACCTTATTGTTAAATTTGGCAAATAAATCCCAACTATAACTACTACATTCTGATCCCAAATTTAAACGCTCCAACAAATTTGCAACTAAATAAAAAACCGAATTTCAGACTCTAATTTCTGCCTCAATGataattatttgaaatattaacATCATCGGCCAAATTCAGAAACTAAAAGCACAGAAGCTCAAGCTGTGATAGGTTTTATCTGCCAAATTAAGAAACAAAAGTACAGTAAATACTCAAGGCCCTTTGAAGTGTGATCAGTCAATAAATGACAGCTTTCTCACTACTTATTTCCGAAATCACCCGAAACCtcaaacatgtatgacttacttATCCTACCCCGCTTCAAATGCTTAATATTCATACAGCAAACCCAACTTTAAATGAAGAGCATCCTCATGCCTTCAATAATATGAATAAGAATATTCCACATTAAATGCAAATATTTATTCTAATAACTCATGAAGTGAACTTTTACTTCCAATTGAGTGCAACCACTCAGCAATTCCTCCAGATGTGATACATCAACTGATCGACCCCTTTTCTCTGCCACAGAACTCAAATACAGAAACCTGCAACACAAATTAAGACAATAATGCTAACAAACCAAACCTACTTCAAACCCAACACTGTGCATCAAACCACGAATCATTAAAGCTCCCACAAAAGATGGGACAAATCTTGATAACAAATTCAGATTTACGCTTCTAACAATAAAATTCTCTCCACAACCAATAATGCATACCACCAAACCAAGAACGAAGAACTCGATGGATCACCGTGGACAAAGAAAACTGGTGAGTTCAAATACGAACCTCAGGTCTTTGCAATGCCGGCCGACCTCAGAAAGAAGCTTTCCACTGAAATCGGCGCAATTACGGAGGCACAGCTCCTGCAGAGAAGGGCGAACCAAGAAGTCCAGGGAAGAATCATCGAGGCGCGTGCAGTCCACCTTCAGGCTCCTCAAGTACGGATTGTTGAGACGCAGCAATGGGCTGAGTAAATCCATCGACGGAGCAATGTCCTGAAACATCGTTACCACAAAAAATTGGATATTTATTCAGACACCaacccaaaaaataaaaataaaaaaccatTCTTTAATCTTTGAAAGCAATCAAAATCCGATGGGCTTACGAGGAGGTGGAAGCAGGGGAGGAAAGACAGGATGTGCGCGGCGCATGAGCGGAAGGTGTTGCAGGTGGAGGCGAGCGATTGGATCGATGGAACGTCGAGCTTCGTCATGATGGTGGCGAGAAGGGCAAAGGGCAGTTGTTCCAGACCCGGATTCATCGATTCCGGATCCTGGGTCGGGCTCGCCATTCCCCCTTTTTATCTCACGGACTCTTACCCCCACGTTTGCTTTTCCACGGGGACAGTGGATAGTTGAAGTGGACGACGATGGTCATCGCTGTTTTTGAAGTCACACttagttattttaattttatcaagtttctttttttaaaaaaaatcgatacatgaaaaaatatatattagattttaatattattttatagtgCATGTATGAATTAAATAATCACATCATATCCATTTCTGGGTAAGATGTATGGAAATTCAGTAAATACAACATCATCCATAGTTAATATTATCACATCACGATAAATCTATTAAAACCACAAAGTTTTTTTTCTCAATCGATACAATTAGACACAGAAACGTCTTACATTCAAGATCATACATTTTCTTTTATCACATTGTATTTGTTTAAATGACGTTTGATGAATTATTTTTGGAACCATATCTATCAGATCTCATGAAAAATTATCGATTCTCATACTTTGACGTATATACACATCCATATATGAATGTGCATTAGATTTTGTAGGATGATAAATGATAATAGGTCATCACATATATTTGAGATGtagaattgaaattttttttcctaaaaattatatgtaaatgtttatttgtttatATGACAACATCCGATGGATGAAAACTCATGAAGATTGCTCCATACAATTTATTGGGATAACTTCATTAACCAACCACAGTGTATATGCAATTAAACATCCTTGAATATGGTCTCTTCACTTTGGAATCTCATTTGATGGAGGGAGTTAGATCCGCTTGCTCACAAGTACGTGATGCATTCATCTGACATTGTTCGTGTAGAACTAATAATGTTAATGTcaaaaaacttaaattttacCTAAAATTTCGATGTTGCCCCTGCAGACAGTCTGCAAAGATAATCCAAggaatcatatttttttataggCGACTTTGGGCCATTGAATCATTTACAGACAGTACGCCTGCAAGAGGACTGCATCGAAGCATCCGATTTTGTCGATGCAATTCAGTTGAGAATTAATGTTTTACTGCCGTAAAACATGATGAATGTGTCTTCCTAAAAaaccaataataaaataaaattaactatGAGTTGGGCCTATAAAATAAATGACTTAT comes from the Henckelia pumila isolate YLH828 chromosome 1, ASM3356847v2, whole genome shotgun sequence genome and includes:
- the LOC140889658 gene encoding F-box/LRR-repeat protein 10-like isoform X1: MASPTQDPESMNPGLEQLPFALLATIMTKLDVPSIQSLASTCNTFRSCAAHILSFLPCFHLLDIAPSMDLLSPLLRLNNPYLRSLKVDCTRLDDSSLDFLVRPSLQELCLRNCADFSGKLLSEVGRHCKDLRFLYLSSVAEKRGRSVDVSHLEELLSGCTQLEALILMFDVSIFLRHNFARVWILASEKLISLEIGYISSVMVTELLSPTVGLHQSANQIHPSILPNVQKLCLSVDYITDTMINTISRYLTSLTCLDLRDSPIMEPRMAFDLTNSGLQQINARGRLKHLSLVRSQEIAPTYFKRVNDLGILLMADKCSAMESICLGGFCQVTDSGYKTILHSCSKLYKLKVFHGTHLTDLVFHDIRATSLSLKHVSLRWCNLITNLAVTCLTTNKDLCVLDMRDCRNLGDESLRAINELPKLKTLMLDGCNISDVGISHLSRGVVNSLVSLSVRGCKKLTDRCVSYLFDGSSNQELRELDLSNLPNLSDTAVLILARSRIPISQLRMRQCPLIGDTSVIALASMKVDENVWRGSTLKLLDLYNCGGITQLSFRWLKKPYFPRLRWLGVTGSVNRDMVDALARSRPYLTISCRGEELGADQWDDLDDTYLQDSEEVDELEQWLLGGENMSDDEMEDDELFE